In Haliscomenobacter hydrossis DSM 1100, the DNA window TCCCTTAAACCCATTTTCAAAGCGGACCAAGCTTGAATTTTCTTCAAATCTTCCAACTTTTGTGCCGTTTCTAAATCTGATCAATGAGTTGGAGCTTTACCAATTCATAAGCAACATAAGGATCATAAGGCATTTCCATTCGAAGTAAAGCCTTGGTGTCACCTAAAAATTCCGGGTCTTTCATTTTTTGTTCCATGTTCAAGACGTATTCTTTTTTACTTGGAGGATTACCTGTAGAAAAGTCCATGTAATGGCGATAAGAACGGAGCAAGGCATCCTTATCCAGGTCTGTTTTTTTAGTCAGCGCTATGAACAGATCATAAAGATCACGGCCTTTTTTGCGTTGGTACAGGGCTCTAAGTTTGGTTCCCAATAACTCTTCCAATCGATAAGTAGTCAGGTCACATTTTCCAGAAAACCAAGATGACTGCACTTCAAAAGGAAAGGGGTGATAGCCCAGCACAGAGAAGTGTTCCCGAGTATTGGTTTCTACTTTCAGGCGCAAACGTTGAACAGGCGGGAATTCGGATTCAAAACGGAACAAAATTTGAGTACCATCTCGTCTAGGTTTTACTGCTGCCGAAGCGCCCAAAAATGATAATTTCGACTGCAATCTTTGAATGGTTTCCTTAATAGGTTCTGGCCGAACCTGCACAAGATCAATGCCCTCAGAATATCGAGGCTGAGGGCTTAAGTACAATTTGTGTAGCGCAGTGCCCCCGCGGAATGCCAAACGTTCAGCCAGCCATTCATCAGAAAATATTTCAATCAATGCTCGGCAAATGATTAGATCTTGCTCAACTTGTTCATTGGTTTGCCAAGGCACTTGTTGGCTCCATTCGATGATGTAAGATTGAGGAATCATTCGTCAATTTCTATTTCAGTGTTCACAATGACATTCCAACGGTTTTTCGAAAAAAAGCCCCTTGTTTCAGCCGCAGCCTTTAATGGAACCCGATGAAGCTGCATTTTCATCCTTTCCATTTGCCCGTATAAGGCATTTGCCAGCTCATGGTTGTAACAGGTATATTCGAGTAGGTAGCCCAATCGCTGCAAAACTGCGCTTGGTGTATGCATCAAAAATAGGGGTTCAAAATCCTCAGGCCTCAGTTCTTCTATCAATTCATGGAGGATATTTGCGACCCGGTTGAGTCCACCAACCCGTTTTTCAAATTGCACTAAATCGCTTGCAGTGAGCGCTCGATTGGACACCTTCAGGTACCCGGATTCCGTTTTTTGTAGGGTTAATAACTTTTCCGGAATGTCTTTTATCGAGATATAATTGAGGATCATTCCCTTTTTTTGAGTAGGCCGGAGGGCTGGGAAGTTTGTAACAATAAAAAATTCTTGTGGTTGCTGATGCGCAGCTCCATGATATGCCGCAGCATTTAGCAAGGCAACATAGTAAGGTCTTTGGAGGTGTTTCATCAATGCATCAATGAACAGTGTAGGCGGAAGGATGCCTTTGGGGGCATACTGCGGAGGGATAATGAGGTAGTACCCTTTGTGAATAGACAGAATCTTTCCTTTTGCCGTTAATCGGCTGAGCGCCCTCATTATTCCGGTAAAAGTGTAATTTTTTAGTTCTTCCCGTAAGGCATCAACAGAGAAAGAGTACCTGCCTTTGGCTTGTAAATGTTCAATCCATGTTTGAATTTTTAGGTTATCACTCATTTGAAGTGTGAATTTTTGCGAAATATACCAAAATATGGTATGTTTCGCAAAAAAAAACGCTAAAAAAGAAAAGCATTAGCCAAAGAGGAATTGAATCGATCAGCAGTTATCGCAAAATTTGCGACAGCTCGAATAGAAGAAAACCCTGAGGTTTTAGGAGAAACGCTCCCCAAATCAGACCTACCCCAAGCGGCAGAGCCTAAGGTTACATGTTTATTCCGTTTCCTCGCCCCCTTCCTTAGTCGCCCCTTCTCGAATGTACTTGAACACATCCGACTTAAACACATACCATTTCTTCAACCGCTTGAAGCCCTTTAAGCGACCTTCCCGCAACTCCCGTTCAACGGTATTTACACTGACCTTGAGTAGTTCAGCAGCCGATTCCAACGTCATCAGCTCTTCTGCAATGTAAAAGATAGGTTTCTCAGACTCACTCATAAACGAATAGCTGAAAATTAAATTTAATCAAAAGTATTTCATAGGTACTTTTTAGATACTATATTGGTATCTTTTTAGTACTTTATTGGTTTTTAGGCTATGATTATTCAAAGCTTTTAAACACAACTAATGGTCAAGATATGGAAAATTCAGCAAACCACAATTGCATCGGTAAAAACTGTTTGGTGCACGCGCATGCTCCACCAGTTTACACCATCTCTTTCACAAAAACCAACATCCCCTCGGAACTTTTCCCCCTCACTAATTGTCCACAAAACACCACACTCATGACCAAGAAACATCGGCCGCATCCAGGCCCAGGGCAACGGCGTAGAAAAATCGGTTACCTGGAGCCAGGATGAACCCCTTTCGCGGGAGCAGGGCAAAACCTTGCTCCATCAGCTCAAGGGGCAGCTCAGCGAGAAGGAACACGCCGAGCGTGCCGAGCAGTTTGAGCAGGCCGAGCGCTACATTGCCGGGGCCAATGGGATACCCGCTCCGGAGCGCCGCACCTTTCAGAACCGCAAAACCAAAGATGTGCGGGTCGACATTGAGGTGCTGGCGGGTCGGGCATTTATTGCGGTGGCATTTTTGGTGGTTTTATACTTTATTTTGAACTAACATTGTGGAAGAAGTTGTGTTAAAGCGACAACAAAGGGAGCGCGGATGACGCGGATTGAGCGGATTGACACGGATTTGATCAGCGAAAATCCGCCTGATCCGCGTCATCCGCGCTCCCATTGTTGTGTCGTATTTAGTCTTTCTTCATCCACGTAAAATTGTACAACAATGGATCAACATACTTCAAGCTGGATCAATTTTTTGGCCCAAATCGCCCCGGATTACCTCCTCATCCAACAAGCTGCGGATGGCAATCCCCTCTTGCGGGTACAGGTAGGCGAACAACGCGTGTGCATCATCAAGGAAGCGGAGTCAAGCTTCAGTTTCTGGATCGAACGCTATGAAGGCGCAACTGGCGAAAGCGGCGACGAATTGGTGGTAGATACCGGAATGGAGGTGGAGCAGCTGCGGCTGGCCCGCAATGTGGTGGAGGCGTTTTTGAAACGGAGAGGGGTGTAGGGTCAAGGCATTACAACTAAATACCAGGCTCAGGTCCCCTATTGTTCAATCAAAAAATGCATCATTCCGCTTTATCCATTCCAACGCGACAATAATGGGAACGCGGATGACGCGGATTAGGCGGATTTACGCGGATTTTGCTTTGCCTGCGGCAAAGTTCTTTTGCCACGAAGACACTAAGACAAAAAGCTGGCTGAATCGAAAATGGTTTCTTCGTGGCTTTGTGCCTTTGTGGCTAATCTTATCCCAATCGCGCCGAAGGCGTGATGAAAATCCGCGTAAATCCGCCTAATCCGCGTCATCCGCGTTCCCATTATTGTCGCTCTACGCCGAAGGCGTCCAAGCGCGAAGCGCGTAAAACGTCATGATCATTGTGCTCGTGGTGGTGAATAAGTAACTCATATTACGCGTTTTTTTACCGCAGCGTAACGGAGTTCACGCGGAGTTTCGCGGAGTTTTTAGCTTTAAGGAGTTTGCCACCTGCGGTGGCTGGAGTTTGTGCTCCAGGAAGATCTTGCCTAAATCAAGTACAATGCCAGGACTTGATTTAGGGTAAGGAACCAATCTTCAGCAATAGCAATCTCCGTGGCCTCTCCGCACCGCAGGTGCCCTAAAAAACTCCGCGCAACTCCGCGTGAACTCCGTTACGCTGCGGTAAAAAACGCGTACTGTGCATAACCAAGCAGCGTAGCTGCGCGAAAACACCTAGATGTAGAACTCAGCAGCCCAGCCTTGCCCCCAACCCAATTGCCCAATCCAACGTCTTCCTATAAAAACCGAAGCCAATGAGCAACAGCATGATCCTACTAATGGCTTTATTCCTCTTCCTAGCTTGTCAAAAGGAAATGGAAAGCTCCACTGAAGGTGTCTTCATCCGTATACAAAACACCAGTAAGTTCAGCTACCAGGACATCAAAGTCGTCATTGCCGAGGAGAGGCTCTATGAGCCCTTAGCTCCAGGAGCAAGCTCGGCTTATCAGCGCTTTTCAAAAGCTTTTCGTTATGCGTATATAGAGTTAAAAATCAACGGCAAACGCTTTGGCTTACAGCCTATTGATTACGTCGGTGAAGAGGAGTTGAAAGATGGAAAATATACGTATCAGTTAAACGTCGAAGATACTTCAAGTCTGAATAGGCAAGTGAACCTGACTTTTAAAGAAGACTAATTTGAGTGATTCCTCTATGTGAAGTGATGTGATCAAGGTTGTATTTTACCGCAGTGTTGACGTTACATGAGGCTTCGCCTCTTTTTGCTAAAAGCGACAACAATGGGAGCGCGGATAACGCGGATTGAGCGGATTGACGCGGATTTTAATTTACGCACCAATAAATCCGCGTTAATCCGCTCAATCCGCGTCATCCGTGTTCCCATTAATGCCGCTCTACGCCGAAGGCGTTAAAGCGCTAAGCGCGTAAAACGTCATGATCATTGTTCTCGTGGTGGTGAATAAGTAACTCATATTACGCGTTTTTTACCGCAGAGTAACGGAGTTCACGCGGAGTTGCGCGGAGTTTTTTTAGTTTGAAGGAGTTTGCCACCTGCGGTGGCTGGAGTTTGTGCTCCAGGAAAATCTTGCCTAAATCAAGTACAATACCAGGACTTGATTTAGGGTAAGGAACCAAATATTCAGCAATGACGACCTCCGTGGCCTCTCCGCACCGCAGGTGCCCTAAAAAACTCCGCGCAACTCCGCGTGAACTTCGTTACTCTGCGGTAAAAAAACGCGTAATGTTGTGCATAACCAAGCAGCGTAGCTGCGCGAAAGCGTTAAACGTAGAACCAATCATCCCCGGGGACTATTCCGTTTTCAAACTCTTCACCGGGTTCATCAACGCAGCTTTTATCGCCTGATAGCTCACGGTCAATAGTGCAATCGTAATCGCGATGAGACCCGCCAAAACGTACACCCACCATTTGATCTCAATGTGGTAAGCGAATTCCAGCAACCATTTGTTCATCGCCCAATAGGCAATTGGAAAGGCGATCGCGATGGCAATGCCGACCAACTTTAAAAAGTCCATCGAAAGCAATTTGCTTAGACTTAGTACACTTGCGCCCAATACTTTGCGCACCCCAATTTCCCGGATTCTTTGTTCTGCCGCATAGGTGGCCAGGCCAAAAAGGCCCAAACAAGCAATCAAAACCGTAGCCAGGGCCATCCAAATCAACATGGTTTCACGGCGGGCATCTTCAGCATAAAAGAGGGCCAATTGCTGGTCGAGGTAATGGTATTCAAACAATTCGGCAGCATCAATTTTTGCCAAAATAGCCTCCATCGCCTGAATGGTTTGGCTGGCATCGGCGGCTTCTATTCTCGCCGTAAAATAATCGATGTTGTGGATGGGGTTTTGTTGATAAGCCATCACTAGAGGGGCGATTTTTTCCCGCAAGGTCTGAAAATGAAAATCTTTGACAATCCCAATCACCCGCGCCTTAAACGCTTGTCCTCCACGCAGCGGATTAAAACTGAGGCCGTAGGAGGCCGCCGGAATTTCGATCAATTGATCCGAAGGCTCGGTGATGTTCAGCAGTTTCGCGGCGGTTTCGTTGAGGATGACCGATGCAGAATCGCCGCTGCCACTGAAGTTTTTGCCTTGCAACAAATCCACCTCAAAAGTTTTGGTAAAATGTTCGTCCACCCCCAAAAAGAAAGCTTCTTTTTGCTCGTCCAACTGGCCCATTTGCCTGATTTTGACCGCAGGAAGGTTTTTCCATTCGCCGGGTACCCGCGAAGTGGTCGATACGTTTTTTACTTTGGGTAAGTTTCCGATTTCTGAAACAATGGTTGGTGCAGCCCTGCGGATGGCACCGCTGTTGATGTCCACGACCACCAATAATTCCTGGTTGAAACCCAGGTCTTTGTTGTGTACATAACGCACTTGCAAAAACACCACGATGGTGGCGATGATCATGAAGACCGAAACCGCAAACTGAAACACCACCAAACCCTTGCGCAGCGAAAAATCGGAACTTTTTTGGGCTTTCAGGCTCTTCAACAACATATTCGGGCTAAAGCGGGAAAGCATCAAGGCCGGATATGAACCCGCCATCAAACCCGTCAGGATGGCCATCAAAAAAGCGGAAAGCCAAATGCGGTAATCGGTCGAAAAGCCAAGCGAAAGCTCTTTTTGGGTGAATTCATTAAAAAAGGGCAGGATCAGATTGACCAACAAAACCGACAAAACAAAGGAAATAGAGGTGACCATCACCGATTCCACCAACAGTTGTGTGATCAATTGCCCCCTGAATGCCCCCACTGCCTTTTTGATGCCAATTTCTTTACAGCGCGTGGAAGCTTTGGCCGTGGTGAGGTTCATGTAGTTGATGCAGGCAATGCTCAATACAAAAAGCGCCACCAGGGCAAATATTTTAAGGTACAAGAGTGAGCTGTTGCCCGGCGCAGCCGGCGTGCCAATGTTAGCACTATCGAGGATGTTTTCGGAATGGAGGTGTACGTCCCGGAGCGCTTGCAGGCTATAAGCAAGACTTATTCCGGGGTCGGGTTTAAAATTGGCATACACCATTTGGCGCATTTTTTGGGCGACGGACTGTGGGTTGGCATTTTCGCTCAACAGCGCATACACCAAAAATTCATGGGAGCCCCAATCAGCATTCAATTCCGCCAGGTATTCGGGGTCAGATAAATAGGTACTTTCCGAATACACCGAGCTAAACGAGAAACTGGAATTCCGAGGATGGTTTTTAAGAACGGCGGTGATTTTGAAGGGTTGCTCCATACCGTTCCATTTCAGCGTTTTGCCAGCCACTTGCGTACTGCCAAACAATTGCAGGGCCAGATTTTCCACAATGACGATGGAATAGGGTTCGACCAGGGCGGTTTTGGGGTTGCCATCCAGCGCTTCAAAATCAAAAATTTCCATCAAGCCATTGTTGGCTACGGTAACTTCTTCGTTGATTTTTTTTTGATTGGCCAGGTTTTCCAGGTTGTCACGTCCCCCTTGGGTAATGCGGGCGGTATTTTCGACCTCTCCGATGCTTTTTTTCGATTCTTCCGCCAGCTTATAGCTTGCTCCAGCTATACTGATGGCTTCATCAGGAGTTTTTCTATGCTTGATGACTCGGTAGATCCGGTCTGAATCGGGATGATGCCGATCAAAAGTAAGTTCATCAATGACAAAAAGGCTCAGGGCAAAAAAACAGGTAAGTCCAAACGTCAGTCCAACTATGTTTAACGTTGTGGATAATTTGTTGCGCAGCAGGTTGCGTAGGGCGATTTTCAGGTAATTGTACAACATTGTGCGTTTCTTGAAGTGTGTTATGCATAAATCAAATGCTGTGCCAAAAACATTAACGCTTTGAGGTACAAAGTCTTGTGAAAAACACTACTCCTCACAATTGTTCAATAACGAGCAAGCGCGACCAAAACCGGACAAACTTGATTTTGCCGCAATCACCATTCCGGTAAAAACAGTGGGTCAAAGCGTTGATCAATTGGCCGCGCGCTACCACCGTACCGCCTGAAACTTCCACCCCGGCTGCACCTTCTGCATTTCCACCTCATCATTACGCTTCGTCAATCCACAGGCTTTGTAGTTTTCGTGCAATTTGGCCAAAGCCACCCGATCCAATTCCACGCCTAAACCCGGTTCGGTCGGCACCAAAACGGCACCTTCTTCAAATTTGAGCCTTCCACCCATGATGATTTCATCCGATTGCCAGGGATAATGGGTGTCCAGGGCATAGGGTATGTTGGGCAAAGCTGCCCCCAGGTGTACCATCGCCGCCAGCGAAATCCCTAGATGACTGTTGGAATGCATGGACAAACCGCGGCCAAAGGTTTCACAAATGCCTACTAAGGTCATGGAGGCGCGCAACCCGCCCCAAAAATGGTGGTCGCTCAAAATGATGTCTTCCGCGCCGAGTTCAATGCTGCGGGGGATTTCGTCAAAAGAAGTGGTGCACATGTTCGTCGCCAGGGGTGTTTTCAGGGCTTTCCTCACCTTGGCCATATTCTCTTGCCCGCGTACGGGGTCTTCCAGGTATTCCAGCACGGGCTCCATTTCCAGTCCGTATTGGATGGCCGTTTCTACGGTCCAAAGTGCATTGGGATCGATGCGGATGGGATAATCGGGGCCGAAAGCTTCGCGCAAAGCAAAAACGGCGTCTACTTCTTGCCGGGGTTCAAAAACGCCCCCTTTTAACTTGATCGATTGAAACCCAAATTCACGGCACATCGCCTGGGCCTGGGCCACAATTTCTGCGGGGTTTAAGGCGCTTTTTTGTCGGGCCGCATCCCAGCCAGTGGCGGCGGGATCCAGCTGAAACTCCAGTTCTCCACCCGCCCCGGCGTATTTGTAAAACAGGTAGGCCGAAAAAGGAACCCGATCGCGCATTTTACCGCCCAACAAATCGACGATGGGTTTTCCGGTAACTTTGCCGATGATGTCCATACAAGCCACCTCTACGGCGCTGAAAATATGCACCAGTTTTCGTTGATCCCAGGGGGCTAGGCCACGGTCGGCCACGGAATCTTTTCCAAAGGCATCCACCAGGATTTGCCGGATTTGATTCAATTGAAAAACGTCTTTCCCGATCAACAGTTTTTTGGAATCTTCCAAAGCGGCATCGATGTCTTTGGTGCCGGGGATTTCACTGATGCCGGAAATGTTGTCTTCGGTGACTATTTCCAATACCGTGCGCAAGGCGTAGGGTGCATGCAATCCGGCCGCGTTCAAGAGCGGCGGGTCGACGGTTGCGATGGGGGTAATGTGGATTTCTTTGATGCGGGGACCAGGTGTGTATGCCATGTTTTTTTATTTAAGGGTTGAGAAAGGGTTGAGGAGGTTGAGAAAGTTGAGGCTACCGCGAGCGACAGCCCAAAACGACAATGTTTTTCTTTTGTCGCTCGCGGCAGCCTCAACTTCTCAACCTCCTCAACTTTCTCAACTTTTTTTAGTCTTCCAAAAGCAAAAACAAGGAACTGTGATCGAGTTCCCCATTGCCCAGGTCGACCGCTTTTTTCATTTGCGCAGCTACCTGAGCCGTACCCTCCAGCGCCACCTCAAACTCCGCCCCGGTCGCCAGCGCGATGTCCAAATCCTTTTTATGCAATTTGATTTTAAAGCCGGGTTTGAAGTTTCGTTCGATGATGCGTTTGCCGTGCAGGTCTAAAATCCGGCTTTGGGCAAAACCGCCCAAAAGTACTTCGCGCATTTTTTCCAAATCTACCCCCGCCTTATCTGCCAAGGTAAAAGCTTCCGCTACCGCCTGGATGGTCATGCCCACAATCATTTGGTTGCACGCTTTGGTGATTTGGCCAGCGCCCGCTTCTCCAATGTGGACGATGTTTTTACCCATCGCTTGAAACACCGGGAGCGCTCTGGCGAATGCCTCAGCACCACCACCCACCATAATCGAAAGGGTAGCTGCTTCGGCTCCGACTTGTCCGCCCGAAACGGGAGCATCCAGGGCTTCAATGCCCTGCTCCTGCATTTGAGTATAGATATTTTTGGCCACCAAAGGCGAGATGGTCGACATGTCGATGAACAATTGACCCGCGCGCATGGCCGCAAGCAGCCCGTCCGGCCCGTTCAGTACCATTTCTACTTCGGGAGAATCCGGCAGCATGGTGATGATGATGTCCACCGCTGCGGCCAGTTCCTTTTTGGAGCTGCACAAGCTGGCTCCCGCAAGATTGACCTCATTTGCCGCATGGCTACTCGACAACACTTGCACCGGATAGCCTGCTTTGAGTAAATTTAAGGCCATGGGTTTTCCCATTATGCCGAGTCCGATGAAACCTATTTTTTCCATACATAATGATCTTTCACCCGCCTACGGCGGCTGATTTTTTGATGAAGCCCGCAGATCACACAGATTGACGCAGATAAGGTCGTTTTTAAAAAAAAAATCTGCGTTAATCTGTGTGGTCTGCGGGCGAATATTGTTTATTTTATCCGCCGCAGGCGAGTGCTATACTTTTATGAATTAAATCAGCGGGAATAACTTTGCCCCAATCAATATGACGACCAAACCGGTCAACCCCATGACAACCAACAAGGGAGAAATTGTTTTTAAGGCCTCTTTTTCCGTCAGGTCGCTCAATTTACAAAAGATCCAAAACCCGGCATCATTCATCCAGGGCACCAGTTTTGACCCACAACCAATGGCCAGCCCAATGTACACGGGATTAAACGCCAAATTGGCCTGATTGGCCATGCCCGATAAAATCCCCGATGCCGTGATCAGGGCCACCGTAGCTGATCCTTGTGCAGTACGCACAACAGCAGAGATGAAAAACGCCATGGGGATGAGGGCCATTTGATACCCCGCGGTCATTTGGGCAATTTCAGCACTGATCCCCGTTTGTTGCAACGCGCCCCCGAAGGCACCTCCCGACGCCGTGATCATGATGATGCCCCCGCCACTCATCAAGGCGGTTTGTACAAAGGGGGTCAAACTATCATTCTTTTGCTTTTTGTTTTTCGCCATCACCAGCAAAGCTGCTACACCTCCTAAAATTATGGCAATGTTTTTATCCCCTAAAAACCGGATGACCGCATACAATGGATTCATCCAGGACGACTGGGTCGATGAATGATCCAAGTTCATAAAATTGGTCATGATGGTATCCGTAATGATCAACACCAAGGGAATCAGCACGGGCAGGAGGGAAACCAGTAGTCCTGGCAAGTGTTTGTCCTCTTTGGCCGCAATCGTTTTCAGGTCTTCCAGTTTGGCATCCAGTGAATCCCGCAATTCAATGGGCATTTTTTTATTTGCCCACACCGAAAACAAATACCCGGCGGAAATGGTAAAAAGCCCCACCACAATGCCGCACATCATCATCAATCCAATGGGAATCCCCATTTCACCAATCAAAAAGAGGGGGCCCGGCGCAGGTGGAACCAGTGAATTGGCCATCGCTGCCCCCGACATGATGCACAGAATCAGCAGTAAATAATCTTTGCCGATCCGCAAGGTCATGGCCTTGGCCAGCGGAATCATCAGGAAAATGACCGTGTCAAAAAATACGGGAATCCCCAAAAAGAAGCTGCCAAACAAAAATGCAAAGGGTGCTTTTTTAATGCCCGTCAATTTTAACAGCGCACGAATGATGCGTTCGGCAGCGCCTGATTCCAGCATACATTTGCCGATGATGGCCGCCATGGCAATCAAAATGCCAATTTTGGCGCAGGTATTGCCAAATTCGGTGGCAATGCGCTCACCGATGCTTTTTTTTGAATAGGCCAAGGCGGCAGCGGCGTCCATACCTTTGGATAGTCCAAATTGCTCGATCTGGCTACTTGGGGTCAAACAGGCCACCACAAATGCGCCCAGCAACAGCGCTAAAAAAGGATGCAATTTGAATCCAATGATGCCCCCAACAACCAGAATGATTCCAACGGCGAGAATTGCGATAGGGTCCAACATAAAAGGGTTTTTTAGCGGTGTTTAGGGTAAATATTTGTTAAAGCGCTGAGCGAAATTGTGCCAATTTTTCGGCCATGTTTTTGGCCCCATCGGCTACAAAGGTGCCGTCGGCTCCACAGGCAATGAAGCGAATCCCCATTTGATGGTATTTGCCATAATCATTGGGGTTGAAAAACAGGATTCCGGTGGCTTTCCCGGCTTTATTGGCCGCCGCAATGGTGCGCTGAAGGGCGTCGATAAACATGGGGTGGTCAAATTGACCAAATATACCCAATTCCATCGACAAATCTGCCGGACCGATAAACAATACATCTACGCCCGGCACCTGGGCTATTTCCTCCAGGTGATGAAGGGATTCTCGGGTTTCAATTTGCACGATGCCCAACACATTCTCTTGGGAACCTTCATAATACGTTTGAAAATTTTGGGCAAATTGGGTAGCCCGCACCATTTTGGCTACGCCGCGTTGGCCGATCGGGGGATAATGTAAGCCATTGGCTACTTTTTGGGCTTCCTGAGGGGTGTTGATCTTGGGACACATGATGCCTTCGGCGCCCATGTCTAAAATGCGCTGGATGCGTTGGGGTTCGGCACTTTCCACCCGTACCACGATTCCCGCAGCAGTATGTTCCAGGCCTTGCATTTGGGCGAGGGCTTCTTTTTCGGTTCCAGCCCCGTGTTCGAGGTCGATCAAGACCCAATCGAAGCCCGACAGGCCCACAATTTCGGCGGTCAGGGGACTACCGAGGTTGAGCCAACAACCGTGTAGGGTTTCACCGTTTTGTAGCCGTTTTTTTAAGTTTTTCATGCGTCAAAGAGGTTTATCAAAGATAATGACCTGCTGAGCAGGCTAGCCTCAATTATACATAAAAACGACCATAATGGGAACGCGGATGACCCGGATTGAGCGGATTTACGCGGATTTAATCATACGTACCAATAAATCCGCGTAAATCCGCTCAATCCGTGTCATCCGCGTTCCTATTAAGTCTCATGCGACAGCGCCGAAGGCGCCGAGCAGGAATAGAAGATTATGGTGAATGTATTAAATCTGTGCGAAATCCGCGTGAAATCTGTGTGAACGTCCACTACAACTCCAACAAAAACCGACTCACATTCGCTAAATCCTCCTCCGACAAGCCCAAGGCACTTGGATCGGGCATCAAAGAACCCGGCTGTTTGCTGCGTTTGGAAACCTTATTCGCCGGGAAGGCGTGTTGTTGCCCCAGCAAATCGCGGATGACCAGCGTTTGACCATCGGCCACAATAAACCCAAAAGCCGATTCCCCCTCCGTGGTATTCACCGTCCAGGCTTCATAGCCAAAAACGATCCCCGCCGAGGGATTCACAATGGCGTCCAGCAAGCTGACCCGGTCAAATTTATTTTTGATCTGGGTGAGATCCGGGCCGATGTTCAAACCAATTTTTCCGGCCTTATGGCAATTGGCACAACTATTTTGAAAGACCTTTTTGCCCTTGGCTACACTTCCTGCTTGTGCCGCAATATTTGGGATCACCCAAGCTTTGTCACTCCCCGGGCGTTTGAAATAATTGCCCGCCTGGATGCGCACGGCCAAACTCTGGTTCTCGAAGATGTTTTTGCCAATCACCTCGTACAGGTCTTTGCTCAGTTTGTTTTCCGCCAATAAGCCGATCAACATTTGGCCGCCGAGGGAGTCTTTGGCCATCCGTCCGGCGGTGTTTTGCCGTTCAGCTGTGGCAATATTCAAATTGAGCAACCTTTCACGTTGGGCTTTCACTTGTGCCATTTTTTTCTCCATCGCCAGATTTAAGCCAGTAGTTTGCCATTCCAGCAAGTTTGCCCAATCGTTGGTTTGGCGAAAAGCGAGCCAGTATTTGGCTTGCTCGGCCACGTCGGGCAAGGGGCTTTTGCTCAGGGCGAGCATGGCCTCGGCGGCGCTGCGGTCTTTAACATAGGCTAGTCCGGTGATGGCGTGTTGGCGGGCAGCCGCGCTGGAATTGGCCGCTGTTGCCCAGTTTTTGAGTTGATCCACGGCG includes these proteins:
- a CDS encoding NAD(P)-dependent oxidoreductase; the protein is MEKIGFIGLGIMGKPMALNLLKAGYPVQVLSSSHAANEVNLAGASLCSSKKELAAAVDIIITMLPDSPEVEMVLNGPDGLLAAMRAGQLFIDMSTISPLVAKNIYTQMQEQGIEALDAPVSGGQVGAEAATLSIMVGGGAEAFARALPVFQAMGKNIVHIGEAGAGQITKACNQMIVGMTIQAVAEAFTLADKAGVDLEKMREVLLGGFAQSRILDLHGKRIIERNFKPGFKIKLHKKDLDIALATGAEFEVALEGTAQVAAQMKKAVDLGNGELDHSSLFLLLED
- a CDS encoding GntP family permease, whose amino-acid sequence is MLDPIAILAVGIILVVGGIIGFKLHPFLALLLGAFVVACLTPSSQIEQFGLSKGMDAAAALAYSKKSIGERIATEFGNTCAKIGILIAMAAIIGKCMLESGAAERIIRALLKLTGIKKAPFAFLFGSFFLGIPVFFDTVIFLMIPLAKAMTLRIGKDYLLLILCIMSGAAMANSLVPPAPGPLFLIGEMGIPIGLMMMCGIVVGLFTISAGYLFSVWANKKMPIELRDSLDAKLEDLKTIAAKEDKHLPGLLVSLLPVLIPLVLIITDTIMTNFMNLDHSSTQSSWMNPLYAVIRFLGDKNIAIILGGVAALLVMAKNKKQKNDSLTPFVQTALMSGGGIIMITASGGAFGGALQQTGISAEIAQMTAGYQMALIPMAFFISAVVRTAQGSATVALITASGILSGMANQANLAFNPVYIGLAIGCGSKLVPWMNDAGFWIFCKLSDLTEKEALKTISPLLVVMGLTGLVVILIGAKLFPLI
- a CDS encoding HpcH/HpaI aldolase family protein translates to MKNLKKRLQNGETLHGCWLNLGSPLTAEIVGLSGFDWVLIDLEHGAGTEKEALAQMQGLEHTAAGIVVRVESAEPQRIQRILDMGAEGIMCPKINTPQEAQKVANGLHYPPIGQRGVAKMVRATQFAQNFQTYYEGSQENVLGIVQIETRESLHHLEEIAQVPGVDVLFIGPADLSMELGIFGQFDHPMFIDALQRTIAAANKAGKATGILFFNPNDYGKYHQMGIRFIACGADGTFVADGAKNMAEKLAQFRSAL